The following proteins come from a genomic window of Sorghum bicolor cultivar BTx623 chromosome 3, Sorghum_bicolor_NCBIv3, whole genome shotgun sequence:
- the LOC8084857 gene encoding aspartyl protease family protein At5g10770 has protein sequence MASLPLLVCIILCTYEYSLAHGGNEHGFVAVPTTASEPEPVCSTSGDTRLPNTVSVPLVHRHGPCAPTQLSSDKPSSFTDRLRRNRARSKYIMSRVSKGMMGDDADVSIPTHLGGSVDSLEYVVTVGLGTPSVSQVLLIDTGSDLSWVQCQPCNSTTCYPQKDPLFDPSKSSTYAPIPCNTDACRDLTDDGYGGGCASGDGAAQCGFAITYGDGSQTRGVYSNETLALAPGVAVKDFRFGCGHDQDGANDKYDGLLGLGGAPESLVVQTASVYGGAFSYCLPALNNQVGFLALGGGGAPSGGVVNTSGFVFTPMIREEETFYVVNMTGITVGGEPIDVPPSAFSGGMIIDSGTVVTELQHTAYNALQAAFRKAMAAYPLVRNGELDTCYDFSGYSNVTLPKVALTFSGGATIDLDVPNGILLDDCLAFQESGPDDQPGILGNVNQRTLEVLYDAGRGRVGFRAAVC, from the exons ATGGCCTCACTGCCTCTGCTCGTGTGTATCATCCTTTGCACCTACGAGTACTCCCTCGCTCATGGAGGCAACGAGCACGGCTTTGTAGCGGTGCCAACCACTGCTTCTGAGCCAGAACCAGTATGCTCTACATCGGGAG ATACGAGACTCCC CAACACCGTGTCCGTGCCACTGGTGCACCGGCACGGGCCGTGCGCGCCGACGCAGCTGAGCTCCGACAAGCCGTCGTCCTTCACCGACAGACTCCGCCGAAACCGTGCCCGCTCGAAGTACATCATGAGCAGGGTGTCCAAGGGCATGATGGGAGACGACGCCGACGTGAGCATCCCGACTCACTTGGGCGGCTCCGTGGACTCGCTGGAGTACGTGGTCACCGTGGGCTTAGGCACCCCGTCAGTGTCGCAGGTCCTCCTCATCGACACCGGCAGCGACCTGTCGTGGGTGCAGTGCCAGCCCTGCAACTCCACTACGTGCTACCCGCAGAAGGACCCCCTGTTCGATCCAAGCAAGTCTTCCACGTACGCTCCCATCCCCTGCAACACCGACGCGTGCAGGGACCTCACCGACGACGGCTACGGCGGCGGCTGCGCGAGCGGCGACGGCGCCGCCCAGTGTGGATTCGCCATCACGTACGGAGACGGCTCGCAGACGAGGGGCGTGTACAGCAACGAGACGCTGGCGCTGGCGCCTGGGGTGGCCGTGAAGGATTTCCGCTTCGGGTGCGGCCACGACCAGGACGGCGCCAACGACAAGTACGACGGCCTCTTGGGTCTCGGAGGCGCACCGGAGTCGCTCGTCGTGCAGACGGCCTCGGTCTACGGTGGCGCCTTCTCCTACTGTCTCCCGGCTCTAAACAACCAAGTGGGGTTCCTcgccctcggcggcggcggcgccccgaGCGGCGGTGTCGTCAACACATCCGGCTTCGTGTTCACGCCGATGATCCGAGAAGAAGAGACATTTTACGTGGTGAATATGACCGGCATCACCGTAGGCGGGGAGCCCATCGACGTCCCGCCGTCGGCGTTCTCCGGGGGCATGATCATAGACTCCGGCACGGTCGTCACAGAGCTCCAGCACACCGCGTACAACGCGCTGCAGGCCGCGTTCCGGAAGGCCATGGCGGCGTACCCGCTGGTGCGCAACGGGGAGCTCGACACCTGCTACGACTTTTCCGGCTACAGCAACGTCACCCTGCCGAAGGTTGCTCTCACGTTCAGTGGTGGCGCCACCATCGACCTCGACGTCCCCAATGGGATATTGTTGGACGACTGTCTCGCTTTCCAGGAGTCAGGGCCGGACGACCAGCCCGGAATCCTTGGCAACGTGAATCAGCGCACACTGGAGGTGCTGTACGACGCCGGTCGTGGTAGAGTCGGATTCCGGGCTGCTGTCTGCTGA
- the LOC110433308 gene encoding uncharacterized protein LOC110433308, translating into MTNGVAAAARHQGSSNGEHRRRHRRTPCWIHPPGRAAETLMDVRDGSMHGGSTRTAPTASDDDAYADSTPAAASSSATMAIQHGSTTPSPDGFIARRNLRRRRCRLPPCDPAARLALAGAPKDDAVGLAG; encoded by the exons ATGACCAACGGCGTCGCCGCTGCCGCACGTCATCAAGGTTCCAGCAACGGTGAACATCGGCGGCGCCACCGCCGCACGCCCTGCTGGATCCATCCGCCTGGCCGTGCAGCGGAAACTCTCATGG ATGTGCGTGATGGATCCATGCATGGTGGCTCTACACGGACTGCACCCACAGCTAGCGACGACGATGCCTATGCGGACAGCACCCCGGCAGCGGCATCCTCCTCGGCAACGATGGCTATACAGCACGGCAGCACCACTCCTTCCCCCGACGGCTTCATCGCCCGACGCAACCTTAGACGTCGGCGGTGCAGGCTTCCACCATGTGACCCGGCAGCACGGCTCGCCCTTGCCGGTGCCCCCAAGGACGACGCAGTCGGTCTCGCCGGATAG